One stretch of Thermococcus sp. 21S9 DNA includes these proteins:
- a CDS encoding NOG1 family protein produces the protein MKNPFEKMPTVLTADELIDKAFRRAERAASAYNPPGGKVAKARQREELRVRTVSNVVRDNLRKILDRTPGVSTLPRFYQELVDTLVDRDQFHRSLARVNWAIKTIRNLEQRYVEKIRYERDPKEIAKLRRAFYGRVADILHEIDDDLRYLNQARNVLKELPVVDLELPTVVIAGHPNVGKSTLLRALTNAKPEVASYPFTTKGINVGQFEEHYLRYQVIDTPGLLDRPLSERNEVEKQAILALKHLGDVIVYIFDPSEYCGFPVEEQMHLFEEILNEFGEFPFIVAINKVDIADEEKTKAVEEFVKAKGLEPVKISALTGDGLDELKKRVIAVVEPKARELARKIMEKELSKFREGI, from the coding sequence ATGAAGAATCCGTTTGAAAAGATGCCGACGGTTCTTACCGCTGACGAGCTCATCGACAAGGCCTTCAGGAGGGCCGAGAGGGCTGCATCTGCCTACAACCCGCCCGGCGGGAAGGTCGCGAAGGCGAGACAGAGGGAAGAGCTCAGAGTTAGGACCGTCTCGAACGTCGTTCGCGACAACCTCAGGAAGATACTCGACAGAACGCCTGGCGTCTCGACGCTCCCGAGGTTCTATCAGGAGCTGGTTGACACCCTCGTCGACCGCGACCAGTTCCACCGCTCGCTGGCCAGGGTGAACTGGGCGATAAAGACCATCAGGAACCTGGAGCAACGCTACGTGGAAAAGATACGTTATGAGAGGGACCCGAAGGAGATAGCCAAGCTCAGAAGGGCCTTTTACGGTAGAGTTGCGGATATACTCCACGAGATTGACGACGATTTGCGCTATTTAAATCAGGCCAGAAACGTTCTCAAGGAGTTGCCAGTCGTCGATTTGGAGCTCCCGACGGTCGTCATAGCCGGCCACCCGAACGTTGGCAAGAGCACACTCCTTCGTGCTCTGACCAACGCCAAGCCCGAGGTTGCGAGCTATCCCTTCACGACGAAGGGCATAAACGTCGGCCAGTTCGAGGAGCACTACCTCCGCTACCAGGTTATAGACACCCCTGGTCTACTCGATAGACCGCTCAGCGAGAGGAACGAGGTTGAGAAGCAGGCGATACTCGCTTTGAAGCACCTCGGAGACGTTATCGTTTACATCTTCGACCCGAGCGAGTACTGTGGCTTCCCAGTCGAGGAGCAGATGCACCTCTTCGAGGAGATACTGAACGAGTTCGGGGAGTTCCCGTTCATAGTCGCGATAAACAAGGTGGACATAGCGGACGAGGAGAAAACTAAGGCCGTCGAGGAGTTCGTCAAAGCAAAAGGACTTGAGCCCGTTAAGATTTCCGCTCTGACGGGAGATGGCCTCGACGAGCTGAAGAAGAGGGTAATAGCAGTCGTCGAGCCGAAGGCAAGAGAACTCGCGAGGAAGATTATGGAGAAGGAGCTTTCGAAGTTCAGAGAGGGAATTTAA
- a CDS encoding DUF357 domain-containing protein, translating to MEREVTDEKLQKYFRITEEALKRLEVAVHEKSLLHAVAMDFLTMAKSYFEDARYYYEKGDYVTAFAALNYAHGFIDAGVRLGVFKGEDDRLFAFG from the coding sequence GTGGAGCGCGAGGTAACCGATGAGAAGCTCCAGAAGTATTTTAGAATCACCGAAGAGGCGCTCAAGCGACTTGAGGTAGCCGTTCACGAGAAGAGCCTTCTTCACGCGGTCGCGATGGACTTCCTGACGATGGCGAAGAGCTATTTTGAGGACGCAAGGTACTACTACGAGAAGGGCGACTACGTTACCGCCTTCGCCGCTCTGAACTACGCGCACGGCTTCATAGATGCCGGCGTGAGGCTCGGCGTGTTTAAGGGTGAAGACGACAGGCTTTTTGCATTCGGGTGA
- a CDS encoding 30S ribosomal protein S8e → MAIWQGRSLKKPSGGRIVLARKKRKRELGREPANTRVAEEREKRKIIRTYGGNRKVRLVEALYANVFDGGKGKKVKILNVVENPANRQYARRNIITKGAIIETEIGKAVVTSRPGQDGVVNAVLLKGENA, encoded by the coding sequence ATGGCTATCTGGCAGGGAAGGTCACTCAAGAAGCCCTCAGGTGGAAGGATTGTCCTCGCGAGGAAGAAGAGGAAGAGGGAGCTCGGAAGAGAGCCCGCCAACACCAGGGTCGCCGAGGAGAGGGAGAAGAGGAAGATAATCAGGACCTACGGCGGTAACAGGAAGGTCCGCCTCGTCGAGGCACTCTACGCGAACGTCTTCGACGGTGGAAAGGGCAAGAAGGTCAAGATACTCAACGTCGTTGAGAACCCGGCCAACAGGCAGTACGCGAGGAGAAACATCATCACCAAGGGAGCGATAATCGAGACCGAGATTGGTAAGGCCGTCGTCACCAGCAGGCCCGGCCAGGACGGAGTTGTTAACGCGGTTCTCCTCAAGGGGGAGAACGCCTGA
- a CDS encoding 7-carboxy-7-deazaguanine synthase QueE produces the protein MRLIMAEVFNSWQGEGGSVPGSAFGRRQIFVRFAGCDLHCAWCDSKEFIDASRVSRWRYEVEPFTGRFEYRPNPAELDEVVEAITRLNTGDIHSISYTGGEPTLQVKPLKALMGKMKELGFDNFLETHGGLPELIREVAPLADYASVDIKDETAKATEDWRSLVLREVESIRILKEAGAKVYAKLVVTSETKVENVRWYAELLKGLAPLVIQPREPIDISQARLMELYREASLIMGRKNVGLSFQVHKYLNVL, from the coding sequence ATGAGACTCATAATGGCCGAGGTTTTCAACAGCTGGCAGGGTGAAGGGGGAAGCGTTCCGGGAAGCGCCTTCGGGAGAAGGCAGATTTTCGTCCGCTTCGCCGGTTGCGACCTCCACTGTGCCTGGTGCGACTCAAAGGAGTTCATTGACGCCTCTCGCGTTTCTCGCTGGAGATACGAAGTCGAGCCCTTCACCGGAAGGTTCGAGTACAGGCCGAATCCCGCGGAGCTTGATGAGGTTGTTGAAGCCATTACTCGCCTCAACACGGGTGATATACACTCAATAAGCTACACCGGGGGGGAGCCAACCCTCCAGGTGAAACCCCTGAAGGCCCTCATGGGAAAGATGAAGGAGCTCGGCTTTGATAACTTCCTCGAAACGCACGGCGGGCTTCCAGAACTCATTAGGGAGGTCGCTCCACTCGCCGACTACGCGAGCGTTGACATAAAGGACGAGACCGCTAAAGCGACCGAGGACTGGCGCTCATTGGTTCTCCGCGAGGTCGAGAGCATCAGGATTCTAAAGGAAGCAGGGGCAAAGGTCTACGCCAAGCTTGTCGTTACATCGGAGACAAAGGTTGAGAACGTCCGCTGGTACGCCGAGCTTCTGAAGGGGCTTGCCCCGCTCGTAATCCAGCCAAGGGAGCCGATTGATATCAGCCAGGCAAGGCTGATGGAACTTTACCGCGAGGCCTCGCTCATCATGGGGCGGAAGAACGTTGGACTGAGCTTCCAGGTTCACAAGTACCTCAACGTTCTCTGA
- a CDS encoding MBL fold metallo-hydrolase: MKVTIIYENHSGFRKGLLGGHGFSALVERGGVRVLVDTGTDGRVLLNNMEALGIEPDSIDYLFITHGHYDHTGGLKALLEARSKPVKVIAHPGIFQRRIALKPRRREIGIPFTRGELEELGAEFVLKEKPFEFAEGLMSSGEIERMTWDRAVGYFPDGTKDPVKDDMALIIDLGDATAVITGCGHSGVINIVRHAEKVSGKPVKALIGGLHLIGAKGDLLEDIVKNVNARLYAGHCTGLESFSHLRCRLGERAKPLHVGKTIEF, translated from the coding sequence ATGAAGGTTACCATCATCTACGAAAACCATTCGGGTTTCCGGAAGGGCCTCCTTGGTGGGCACGGCTTCTCGGCCCTCGTGGAGCGTGGAGGCGTTAGGGTGCTCGTTGATACCGGTACGGACGGGAGGGTCCTCCTCAACAACATGGAAGCTCTGGGAATCGAGCCGGACTCGATAGACTACCTCTTCATCACCCACGGTCACTACGACCACACCGGGGGCTTGAAGGCCCTCTTGGAGGCACGCTCGAAGCCGGTAAAGGTAATCGCCCACCCTGGAATCTTCCAGAGGAGGATTGCCCTGAAGCCGAGGAGAAGGGAGATTGGGATTCCCTTCACGCGGGGGGAGCTTGAGGAGCTCGGCGCCGAGTTCGTTCTGAAGGAAAAGCCCTTTGAGTTCGCCGAGGGATTAATGAGCTCCGGCGAGATTGAAAGAATGACTTGGGACAGGGCCGTCGGCTACTTTCCAGATGGAACGAAGGACCCAGTGAAAGATGACATGGCGCTTATCATCGACCTCGGCGATGCAACGGCCGTAATCACCGGTTGCGGGCATTCTGGAGTTATTAACATCGTCAGGCACGCCGAGAAGGTCAGCGGAAAGCCGGTGAAGGCCCTAATCGGCGGACTCCACCTGATTGGCGCGAAGGGGGACCTACTCGAGGACATTGTCAAAAACGTCAACGCCAGGCTCTATGCGGGCCACTGCACAGGGCTTGAGAGCTTTTCCCACCTCCGTTGCCGGCTCGGGGAACGGGCCAAACCCCTGCACGTTGGCAAGACCATCGAGTTTTAG
- a CDS encoding DUF2284 domain-containing protein yields MRVLWEKEIPAEKIVVSPRPVWKCRTCPMYGKRPSCPPHVPDWREAREWVSHFSRAILVKFEIDMERFEEEKREAILYLLKREGELFREGKLYAMALFPGNCNLCTDCPFERGEPCRMPTKVRPSLDAIGIEISSLVQIDFSESALYGMILVE; encoded by the coding sequence ATGCGCGTGCTCTGGGAGAAGGAGATACCGGCCGAGAAAATAGTCGTCTCCCCGAGGCCGGTCTGGAAGTGTCGAACCTGCCCGATGTACGGGAAGAGGCCGAGCTGTCCTCCCCACGTTCCGGACTGGAGAGAGGCAAGGGAGTGGGTGAGCCACTTCAGCAGGGCCATCCTCGTAAAGTTCGAAATCGACATGGAGCGCTTCGAGGAAGAGAAAAGGGAAGCAATCCTTTACCTGCTCAAGCGCGAGGGGGAGCTCTTCAGGGAGGGAAAGCTCTACGCGATGGCCCTCTTCCCGGGAAACTGCAACCTCTGCACGGACTGCCCCTTCGAGCGCGGTGAGCCCTGTAGAATGCCAACGAAAGTCCGGCCGAGCCTCGACGCCATCGGGATTGAAATCAGCTCGCTGGTTCAAATAGACTTTTCAGAGAGCGCCCTTTACGGAATGATACTGGTGGAGTGA
- a CDS encoding CGP-CTERM sorting domain-containing protein — MSKMKGIVLMLLLMVSLMYQTHEVSGKGTCPPEVELPDPVLFATTPYIVNNTIAFELDVYYFYQFYEGMCPISSLTDRLQCLDAEALDFRVHYTVENGSTVGRLGGVDGVPLKTYPLKLLNGSVVELEGLNVSFPFGVLKTYLSALNITGTFTQNCTYSPDLKPLLAKFNGTADVVSRMRGFVYNGTIYVYFPQAEFVDCDKFIPEEFRATGNYVSPIIPLVFNGSTPSAPPLILAYRNGSMEPVLKLKTERRKGDWGCYYYVCSPSNLELPKPVEPPVELEGGRNYSYVYVAPHDVSVNVSGFTNGTFALFLLKLSASGILIPGGPNVPADIHYVLLFGYDGRLFQVNLSSILRTFNPPEEDDYGNPAFYFGGADEEIFHLGVAFVNGTPYLGVSMNGSKNITLIRLIPGKKEWIKAGSVSYETWEKMVRSSTRETRLSSVSHYSKYFLSTPLLEYVPVKGGVFVYPARYSVSFYGLPAGYAKVGKRILPTCSLWPVYAFLDNDTVYGLFRVGGNFTLYPKLVEYSKAPRENPNANTSTNLTTSPAGTGGTTNSTGSNTVKTPERRESKSICGPGLMVLLALLALLRER; from the coding sequence ATGTCGAAAATGAAGGGTATTGTCCTGATGCTCCTCCTGATGGTGTCTCTGATGTATCAAACCCACGAAGTTTCGGGAAAGGGAACCTGTCCGCCGGAGGTCGAACTGCCGGACCCGGTTCTCTTCGCCACAACACCCTACATCGTCAACAACACCATCGCCTTTGAGCTGGACGTTTACTACTTCTACCAGTTCTACGAGGGAATGTGTCCTATTTCAAGCCTAACCGACAGGCTTCAGTGTCTGGACGCCGAAGCCCTTGACTTCAGGGTTCACTACACCGTCGAGAACGGAAGCACTGTCGGCAGGCTCGGCGGTGTTGATGGAGTTCCGCTGAAAACCTACCCCCTAAAGCTCCTGAACGGGTCAGTCGTGGAGCTGGAGGGATTAAACGTCTCATTCCCGTTCGGCGTTCTCAAAACGTACCTCTCGGCCCTCAACATCACCGGAACGTTCACCCAGAACTGCACTTATTCCCCGGACCTCAAACCGCTCCTGGCGAAGTTTAACGGCACGGCAGACGTCGTTTCGAGAATGAGGGGCTTCGTTTACAACGGAACCATCTACGTCTACTTCCCCCAGGCCGAGTTCGTGGACTGCGATAAATTCATACCCGAGGAATTTCGCGCGACGGGGAACTACGTCTCCCCGATAATACCCCTGGTTTTCAACGGCTCAACCCCAAGCGCCCCGCCACTTATTCTCGCCTACCGCAACGGGAGCATGGAGCCCGTGTTAAAGCTCAAAACGGAGAGAAGGAAGGGGGATTGGGGATGCTACTACTACGTCTGCTCCCCCTCGAACCTTGAACTCCCCAAGCCGGTGGAACCACCCGTTGAGCTCGAAGGCGGGAGAAACTACTCCTACGTCTACGTCGCCCCTCATGATGTCAGCGTCAACGTCAGCGGGTTCACGAACGGCACCTTTGCCCTCTTCCTCCTGAAACTGTCCGCCAGCGGAATCCTCATCCCAGGTGGCCCCAACGTTCCGGCGGACATACACTACGTTCTCCTCTTTGGATACGACGGCAGACTTTTCCAGGTAAACCTGAGTTCCATACTGAGAACCTTCAACCCGCCGGAGGAGGACGACTACGGCAACCCGGCCTTCTACTTCGGCGGTGCCGATGAGGAAATCTTCCATCTCGGCGTGGCCTTTGTGAACGGAACTCCCTACCTGGGCGTCTCAATGAACGGCTCGAAAAACATCACGCTGATACGCCTTATTCCCGGGAAAAAGGAGTGGATTAAGGCAGGTTCCGTGTCTTATGAAACCTGGGAGAAAATGGTGAGGAGTTCAACAAGGGAAACCAGGCTTTCCAGCGTCTCCCATTACTCCAAGTACTTCCTCTCGACCCCGCTCTTGGAATACGTTCCGGTTAAGGGTGGGGTGTTCGTTTATCCCGCGCGATATTCGGTCAGCTTTTACGGGCTCCCCGCAGGATACGCGAAAGTTGGAAAAAGAATACTCCCAACGTGCTCGCTCTGGCCGGTATACGCCTTCCTGGACAACGACACGGTCTACGGCCTCTTTAGGGTGGGAGGCAACTTCACCCTTTACCCGAAACTCGTGGAGTACAGTAAGGCGCCTCGTGAGAATCCGAATGCTAACACCTCCACGAACCTAACGACTTCTCCCGCGGGTACTGGGGGAACCACCAATTCCACCGGCTCAAACACCGTAAAAACGCCAGAAAGACGGGAATCCAAATCAATCTGCGGGCCCGGGCTAATGGTCCTCCTCGCCCTGCTCGCCCTCCTCAGAGAACGTTGA
- a CDS encoding PIN domain-containing protein — MEMKPAEVIVKPELQVLMNVLAERGELRVSYPLYGLPLLRAEPSERGYHLEVLTDRKTFNARVPPRLSSELPTWSDFYECFISAGILRYDNLDEFEKTLELYERLKKGVAFAPDTNLFYHRFISSYRPLDSYQIVVAEGVKKEIEDAMNYKYRHKQLEEISREVLNAHLLREFSNRRTKRSRKAAYIALKEFERLKPRIIIAESVSEPAHNNDEIIVKSLKRYDRMTPTLLVFLTADIAITDVAEMEGLEYFLFKYPREELGRHEVSAYQLRTLLFNLSAVFGVIELNGILVFGEFGGKANLDELKLVFKREDRVYNEFIFHLKLSRKLVEIMG, encoded by the coding sequence ATGGAGATGAAGCCCGCTGAGGTCATAGTGAAGCCAGAACTGCAGGTCCTCATGAACGTCCTCGCTGAGAGGGGCGAGCTACGGGTGAGTTACCCGCTCTACGGCCTTCCTCTCCTCCGGGCGGAGCCGAGCGAGAGGGGCTACCACCTCGAAGTCCTGACGGACAGAAAGACCTTCAACGCCCGTGTTCCGCCAAGGCTCTCCTCAGAACTGCCGACGTGGAGCGACTTCTACGAGTGCTTCATCTCCGCAGGAATCCTCCGCTACGACAACCTCGACGAATTCGAGAAGACCCTGGAGCTCTACGAGAGGCTGAAGAAGGGCGTTGCATTCGCGCCCGATACGAACCTCTTCTACCACCGCTTCATATCCTCATACAGACCGCTCGACAGTTATCAGATAGTCGTCGCCGAGGGCGTCAAGAAGGAAATCGAGGACGCGATGAACTACAAGTACAGGCACAAACAGCTTGAGGAGATTTCACGCGAGGTTCTCAACGCCCACCTCCTGAGGGAGTTCAGCAACAGGCGGACGAAGAGGAGCCGGAAAGCGGCCTACATAGCCCTCAAGGAGTTCGAGAGGCTGAAGCCAAGGATAATCATCGCCGAGAGCGTGAGCGAGCCGGCCCACAACAACGACGAGATTATCGTCAAGTCCCTCAAGAGGTACGACAGAATGACGCCCACCCTGCTCGTCTTCCTGACGGCGGACATAGCGATAACCGACGTGGCGGAGATGGAGGGGCTCGAGTACTTCCTCTTCAAATATCCGCGGGAGGAGCTCGGAAGACACGAGGTCTCGGCTTACCAGCTCAGGACGCTCCTCTTTAACCTCTCGGCTGTCTTCGGCGTGATAGAGCTCAACGGAATCCTCGTCTTCGGCGAGTTCGGAGGCAAGGCGAACCTCGATGAGCTCAAGCTCGTCTTCAAGCGGGAGGATAGAGTTTACAACGAGTTCATCTTCCACCTCAAGCTGAGCAGGAAGCTGGTGGAGATTATGGGCTGA
- a CDS encoding YbhB/YbcL family Raf kinase inhibitor-like protein, translating into MRSWVPLLIIALLIGSGCIGGGGEKTTAPKTLEVGSVFHNGSYIPVKFTCDGEDINPPIFIGNISEKAKSLVIIVDDPDAPAGTFTHWIAWNIPPVGEIPEAVPKVGEVEKPIPMVQGRNDFGRIGYGGPCPPRGSVHHYHFKVYALDTTLNIPPGATRKELERAMEGHVIQWGELVGLYKRG; encoded by the coding sequence ATGAGGAGCTGGGTGCCGTTGCTAATAATCGCGCTTCTAATCGGGTCTGGCTGTATAGGCGGGGGAGGTGAGAAAACGACCGCACCTAAGACCCTTGAGGTCGGTTCAGTCTTCCACAACGGGAGCTACATTCCCGTTAAGTTCACCTGCGACGGCGAGGACATAAACCCGCCGATATTCATTGGGAACATCAGCGAGAAGGCGAAGAGCCTCGTCATAATCGTGGACGACCCCGATGCCCCCGCGGGAACCTTTACCCACTGGATTGCCTGGAACATTCCGCCGGTGGGCGAGATTCCCGAGGCGGTTCCCAAAGTTGGCGAGGTTGAGAAGCCGATTCCGATGGTTCAGGGGAGGAACGACTTCGGAAGGATAGGCTACGGTGGTCCCTGTCCGCCGAGGGGGAGCGTCCACCACTACCACTTCAAAGTCTACGCCCTCGACACGACGCTGAACATTCCGCCCGGGGCGACGAGAAAAGAACTGGAAAGGGCCATGGAAGGCCACGTTATTCAGTGGGGAGAGCTCGTGGGGCTCTATAAGAGGGGCTAA
- a CDS encoding RuvB-like helicase, with amino-acid sequence MPAVIEEVAKVSFERVGMHSHIKGLGLDENGRAKFIADGMVGQVKAREAAGIAVELIKRGKLAGKGILLVGPTGSGKTAIAMGIARELGDDVPFVQIAGSEIYSAEVNKTEFLKQAMRRAIGVRISEERKVYEGEVKKIEIRRTRHPFNPYVEIPESVIITLRTRDDEKTIRAGREIAYQLMELGVEEGDVIQIDAETGKVSKVGTTKEEEGLFFKRKVSLPSGPVLKIKEFTYTVTLHDLDVANARGNIFGLLFSTGAEISDDVRRRVDETVKSWIEEGRATLVPGVLFIDEVHMLDIEAFSFLARAMESELAPILILATNRGRTKIRGTDIEAPHGIPVDMLDRLLIINTEPYKKEEIREIVKIRAREEKIEVSEEAIEYLAELGEKTSLRYAVQLLAPASVLAKGGRVEREHVEKAKEYFADLKRSIEFVEKLEGMLS; translated from the coding sequence TTGCCGGCGGTCATAGAGGAGGTTGCAAAGGTTTCCTTTGAGAGGGTTGGAATGCACTCCCACATAAAGGGCCTCGGCCTCGACGAGAACGGAAGGGCCAAGTTCATCGCCGATGGCATGGTCGGTCAGGTTAAGGCGAGGGAAGCGGCCGGAATCGCCGTCGAGCTCATAAAGCGCGGAAAGCTCGCCGGCAAGGGAATCCTCCTCGTCGGCCCGACCGGGAGCGGTAAGACGGCGATAGCGATGGGCATAGCGAGGGAACTCGGTGATGACGTTCCCTTCGTCCAGATAGCGGGAAGTGAGATTTACTCGGCCGAGGTCAACAAGACGGAGTTCCTCAAGCAGGCGATGAGGCGGGCGATAGGCGTTAGAATCAGCGAGGAGAGGAAGGTCTACGAGGGCGAGGTCAAGAAGATTGAGATAAGGCGCACGAGGCACCCCTTCAACCCCTACGTCGAGATTCCGGAGAGCGTCATTATAACCCTCCGCACGAGGGACGACGAGAAGACGATAAGGGCCGGCAGGGAGATAGCCTACCAGCTCATGGAGCTGGGCGTTGAAGAGGGCGACGTCATACAGATTGACGCCGAAACTGGCAAGGTCTCGAAGGTCGGAACGACGAAGGAGGAAGAGGGGCTCTTCTTCAAGCGCAAGGTCAGCCTTCCGAGCGGGCCCGTACTCAAGATAAAGGAGTTCACCTACACCGTCACGCTCCACGACCTTGACGTTGCCAACGCCCGCGGAAACATCTTCGGCCTGCTCTTCAGCACCGGGGCGGAGATAAGCGACGACGTCAGGAGGCGCGTTGACGAGACCGTTAAGAGCTGGATTGAGGAGGGAAGGGCGACGCTCGTTCCGGGAGTGCTCTTCATAGACGAGGTCCACATGCTCGACATCGAGGCCTTCTCGTTCCTCGCGAGGGCCATGGAGAGCGAGCTCGCGCCGATTCTTATCCTGGCCACCAACAGGGGAAGGACGAAGATAAGGGGCACCGACATCGAGGCACCGCACGGAATCCCAGTTGACATGCTCGACAGACTGCTGATAATCAACACCGAACCTTACAAGAAAGAGGAAATCAGGGAGATAGTCAAGATTCGCGCGAGGGAGGAGAAGATTGAGGTGAGCGAGGAGGCCATAGAGTACCTCGCGGAGCTCGGTGAGAAGACCAGCCTGCGCTACGCCGTCCAGCTTCTCGCGCCGGCGAGCGTCCTGGCCAAGGGTGGAAGAGTCGAGAGGGAGCACGTCGAGAAGGCCAAGGAGTACTTCGCCGATTTGAAGAGGAGCATCGAGTTCGTCGAGAAGCTCGAGGGAATGCTGAGCTGA
- a CDS encoding DUF555 domain-containing protein, with product MGDYLVVLEAPIIVRDVETSEDAINVAVSKVTKALNREKLDFVRVELGYSQCPVCGAHFESAFVIGNVGLVGMYLTLKVYNAQTIEHAERIAKAVVGKALKKVPLKVYEIRELEEDEEDGIEAEL from the coding sequence ATGGGGGACTATCTGGTGGTTCTCGAGGCGCCTATCATCGTGAGGGACGTTGAGACGAGCGAGGACGCGATAAACGTGGCTGTGAGCAAGGTAACGAAGGCACTCAACAGGGAGAAGCTCGATTTCGTCCGCGTTGAGCTCGGCTACTCCCAGTGTCCCGTCTGCGGGGCGCACTTCGAGAGCGCCTTCGTAATCGGAAACGTCGGCCTCGTCGGTATGTATCTAACGCTCAAGGTCTACAACGCCCAGACGATAGAGCACGCCGAGAGGATAGCCAAGGCAGTTGTTGGCAAGGCCCTCAAGAAGGTCCCCCTCAAGGTTTACGAGATTAGGGAGCTCGAGGAGGACGAGGAAGACGGCATCGAGGCCGAGCTCTGA
- the pyrG gene encoding glutamine hydrolyzing CTP synthase produces the protein MTKFIFVTGGVVSGLGKGITSASLGMLMKARGFRTTNIKIDPYLNYDAGTMNPYQHGEVFVLDDGGEVDLDLGNYERFLDTSLSFDHNITTGKVYSAVIEKERKGEYLGATVQVIPHITNEIKERIRRIARDYDVVIVEIGGTVGDIEGMPFLEAARQMQLEEGRENVAFVHVTYVPKLKVVGEQKTKPTQHSVKELRSLGIQPDAIVARSEEPLEESARRKISLFTNVPEEAVISAYDVEDTYEVPLMLEKEGLARYLVRRLGLPEREPELEKWREMVEKYKGLDKEVEIAIVGKYVKLSDSYLSIKEALKHSSVANDVKVRIRWVEAEDVEREGVKLLEGVDGIIVPGGFGARGSEGKMMAIRYARENDIPFLGICFGFQLTVVEFARNVLGLKGAHSTEIDPQTPYPVVDLMPEQRDLDRLGGTMRLGAYPVHIKPNTLAKRLYGREIVYERHRHRWEVNPDYIERFEEAGLVFSGIAGDDERRMEILELPEHSYFIATQFHPEFKSRPMNPAPVFRGLVEAAKKKRYQ, from the coding sequence ATGACGAAGTTCATCTTTGTTACGGGTGGTGTCGTCAGCGGTCTCGGGAAAGGAATCACCAGCGCTTCTCTCGGCATGCTCATGAAGGCTCGCGGTTTTAGAACGACGAACATCAAGATTGACCCCTACCTCAACTACGACGCCGGAACGATGAACCCCTACCAGCACGGCGAGGTCTTCGTCCTCGACGACGGCGGTGAGGTTGACCTCGACCTCGGCAACTACGAGCGCTTTCTCGACACGAGCCTGAGCTTCGACCACAACATAACCACGGGCAAGGTATACTCGGCCGTCATCGAGAAGGAGCGGAAGGGCGAATACCTCGGCGCGACGGTTCAGGTGATTCCGCACATCACCAACGAGATAAAGGAGCGCATAAGGAGAATCGCGAGGGACTACGACGTCGTTATCGTCGAAATCGGCGGAACGGTTGGAGACATCGAGGGGATGCCCTTCCTCGAGGCCGCGAGGCAGATGCAACTCGAGGAAGGAAGGGAGAACGTTGCCTTCGTCCACGTTACGTACGTTCCCAAGCTCAAGGTGGTTGGCGAGCAGAAGACAAAGCCCACCCAGCACAGCGTCAAGGAGCTCCGTTCCCTCGGAATCCAGCCCGATGCGATAGTGGCGCGCTCCGAGGAGCCCCTCGAGGAGAGTGCGAGGAGAAAGATAAGCCTCTTCACCAATGTCCCAGAGGAGGCAGTAATTAGTGCCTACGACGTCGAGGACACTTACGAAGTGCCTTTAATGCTTGAAAAGGAGGGACTCGCGAGGTACCTCGTGAGGAGGCTCGGCCTTCCCGAAAGGGAACCGGAGCTCGAGAAGTGGCGCGAGATGGTGGAGAAGTACAAGGGCCTTGATAAGGAGGTCGAGATTGCAATCGTTGGGAAGTACGTCAAGCTATCTGACTCTTACCTCAGCATTAAGGAAGCCCTGAAGCACTCGAGCGTTGCCAACGACGTCAAGGTCAGAATCAGGTGGGTAGAAGCGGAAGACGTTGAGAGGGAGGGCGTTAAGCTCCTCGAGGGTGTTGACGGTATAATCGTCCCCGGTGGCTTTGGCGCTCGCGGAAGCGAGGGCAAGATGATGGCGATACGCTACGCGAGGGAAAACGACATTCCTTTCCTCGGAATCTGCTTCGGCTTCCAGCTGACGGTCGTTGAGTTCGCGAGGAACGTCCTCGGGCTCAAGGGGGCGCACTCGACGGAGATTGACCCGCAGACGCCTTATCCGGTCGTTGACCTGATGCCGGAGCAGAGGGACCTCGACAGGCTCGGCGGGACGATGAGGCTCGGCGCTTACCCGGTTCACATAAAGCCGAACACCCTCGCTAAACGGCTCTACGGCAGGGAGATAGTCTACGAGAGGCATAGGCACCGCTGGGAGGTCAACCCAGACTACATCGAGAGGTTTGAGGAAGCCGGTCTCGTCTTCAGCGGAATAGCGGGCGACGACGAGAGGAGGATGGAGATACTTGAGTTGCCGGAGCACAGCTACTTCATAGCGACCCAGTTCCATCCGGAGTTCAAGTCGAGGCCCATGAACCCGGCACCGGTCTTCAGGGGACTCGTTGAGGCCGCGAAAAAGAAGAGGTATCAGTAA